The Nocardia sp. NBC_01329 sequence CGTTGTCATCGGTGTCGCGCTGGGTGTCGCGCTGGGCGTCGTTCCCGTGCTCACGGCGCTGTTCCAGCCGCTCATCCACCTCGGCCGGTCGCTGCCCAGCCCGGCTCTGCTGGGGGTGTTCTTCTTCCTGTTCGGAACGGGGGACAGCCCGAAGATCTTCCTCATCGCGTTCTCTGTGGTCTGGCCGATTCTGTTCAACACGATCGACGGTGTCCAGAGCGTGGGGATCGGCCGGATGCAGGCGGCCGCGGTGTTCAAGATCTCGCGCTGGAACGTGCTGACCCACATCATCCTTCCCGGAGCCGGACCGAAGATATTCGCCGGCGTGCGGACCGCGATGTCGCTGTCGCTCATCATCATGATCATCTCCGAACTGCAGAAGGCCGAGAACGGTCTCGGGTATCTCCTGATCCGGACCCAGCGCGACTTCGACTACACCGGATTCTGGTCCGTCCTGATCGTGCTGGCCGCACTCGGCGTCGCACTCAACTTCATCTTCGTGTTCGTCGAACGGCGGGCGTTGGCCTGGCACCGAGGAGTGACTCAGCAAAATGACTAGTACAGATGTGACGACCACGTCCGCGGAGCTCGTCCTCACCGGCATCTCGAAGTCCTACGGAACCACTCTCGCGGTCCGTGATATCAGCGCCGTCGCCCGTACCGGAAAGGTCAGCGTTATCGTCGGGCCCTCCGGATGCGGCAAGTCGACCCTCCTGCGGATCATCAGCGGACTCGACGTGCCGACGACCGGTGCGGTCACCTTCGACGGGCGGCAGGTGTCCGGCGTACCCGCCGGGTTGGCCATGGTGTTCCAGGACTACGCGCGCTCGCTGTTCCCCTGGATGCGGGTGGACAAGAACATCGCCTTCCCGCTCGGGCATCTGCCGCGGCCGGAGCGCGCCGCCCGGGTACAGGAGGCCATCGACGCGGTCGGTCTGTCGGGCAAGGAGACGCTCTACCCCTGGCAGATGTCGGGCGGTATGCAGCAGCGCGTCGCCATTGCCCGAGCGCTGGCCAGCCATCCGAAGCTGCTGCTCATGGACGAGCCGTACGCGTCGGTCGATGCCCAGACCCGCGCCGAACTCGAGGATCTGCTCTTGACGATCCAGGCGAGACTCGGGATCACCGTCCTGGTCGTCACCCACGATATCGACGAGAGCGTCTATCTCGCCGATCACATCATCGTGTTGTCGAAGCCGCCGAGCATCGTGGCCGAGACGATCGAGGTCGACCTGCCGCGGCCCCGCGATCACATCACCACCAAAACCGATCCGAGATTCGTCGAGATCCGATCGCAGGTGACGAGGCTGCTGCGTGGTGAGGGCGCGGCAGCCGACGACCCGGGCGACTCGGTGGCGAGCAAGGCGCACTGATGCGGGCCACGGTCGACGGATCCGGAATCGTCGCACAGAGCCAATCGGCTCTCGCGCCGTTCCGGTTGTACCGCCCCGAGTCGGTCGCCGAGGTGAAGGCCGTGCTCGCAGCGGACCCGGAGGCGGTGATCGGTGCCGGGTGCAGCGATCTCGTGGCCAGGATCCGTGAGGGCTGCGCGCCTCGGGCGCTGGTGTCGCTGCGGACAGTGGCGGGCCTGGCGGCGATCACACACGATGCCGGTGTACTGCGCCTGGGTTCGATGGTCACCCATCACGAGGGCGCGACCAGTCCGATCGTCGCCGCGGCGATCCCCGGGCTGGCGGCGGCGTGGTCGCGGATCGCCACTGTCCGGATCCGGTACACCGGCACAGTCGGCGGGAATCTGATGGCACGACGCTATCGCTACGAGATGCCGTTGCTACTGGGTGCCCTCGATGCCCGGTTGTCGATCTCGGACGGCCGCACTCTGGGCACCGGCGAACTGTGGACCGACGACACCACCGCGCTGCTCACCGATATCGCCGTGTCCACCGCGGATCTGGTGTGGTTCGGGTACGAGCGTTCGATGCGCCCGACCACGACGGTCGCCGTCGCGATCCGCCGGGGTGAAGACGCCACCCTGTCCGTCCATGCCACCGCGGGGTCGGAATACCGCCGGGGCATCTCGATGCGCGCCGATACGCAGGTGGGAACGGCAGCCGATATCGACCCGGCCCGGACCGCGTCGGTGCTCGCCGCGCAACTCCCGGCCGATATCGCCGACTACACCGGGTCCGCCGAGTACCGCAGACACCTGGTCGGGGTGCTCGCCCGCAGGCTGCTCTGCGCGGCGGCCGTTGCCACCCACCATCGTGAGGACGAACCGCATGAGTGATCCTGATACCGAGACGAGCGTGGCCGGCGCACCAGCGCCTCGGGGTGCGCTCGACATATCGATAGAGTTCAGTCTGAACGGCGAAAAGCAGAACTGCAGAATCGATTCCAATGCGGTCCTGCTCGATGTCCTCCGCGAGAATCTCGGCTGCCGGGGCGTGCGGGGTTCGTGTGAGCGCGGCGTATGCGGTGCCTGCACGGTACTCGTCGACGATGTTCCGGTCGCGTCCTGTTCGACATTCGCGTTCGCGGTCGACGGCGCGTCGGTGGAGACCGTGGAGGGGCTGGCGGCCGCGGACGGAACTCTCTCGCCGCAGCAGCGGGCTTTCGCGGAATGTGGTGGCTACCAGTGCGGTTTCTGCACTTCCGGCATGCTGATGCTGACCACCGGTCTGTTGCGCCGCGAACCCCGGCCCGACCGCGGCACGATCCGCGACTGGATCAGTTCGAACACCTGCCGCTGCACCGGGTACGAGATGATCATGGAATCCGTCGAACGCGCAGCGGAACTCACCGCCGCGCAGGACGGGGATCGGGTATGACGACCGTATCGGATCGGTCGATCACCCGAAGTCCGCGGACCGAGGCCCGCAACGACGTTGTCGACGACCGGGTAGCGAACGGCGGATACCGGATCCAGGAGCTGCCGACGGCTCCTCCGCAACACCGGCTGGTCGGACGGGACGGACCGCGTGCGGACGCGACAGCCAAGGTCACCGGAAAAGCTGTGTACGGTGCCGATATCGTGCGGCCGGGCATGCTGCACGCGAAAGTACTACGCAGCCCGCACGCGCACGCCCGCATCGTCTCCATCGACATCTCGGCCGCGCGGGCGCTCACGGGTGTCACCGCGATCGTCACTCAGGACGAGATCGCCGGGCTGCAGTGCTACGGGACGATGGTCAAGGATCAGCCGGTGGTCGCGACCGGCGTCGTCAGATATGTCGGTGACGTGGTGGCCGGGGTCGCCGCCGTCGACGAGCGCACCGCGCTCGCGGCACTGGACCTGATCAGGGTCGAGTACGAGGTACTGCCGGCGGTGTTCACCGTCGACGAGGCGCTCGCGGATTCCGCGCCGGTCATCCATCCGGACGAGCCGTTCGGTGTGATCCCGAAGTACGGGCAGGGTGCGTCGGCGTCGCTGCGCAGTGAACCGAACGTGAGCTACGAGTTCCGGTACAGCACCGGCTCGTCCGACGTCTGGGACACCTGCGACCACGTCTTCGAGGACGCCTTCCACTTCTCGCGGATGAACCATATGCATCTCGAACCGTTCGTGACCGTCGCCGAGGCGAGCGCCGACGAGATCGAGGTGTGGACCTCGACGCAGGCGCCGTTCAACCTCCGCAAGGAGCTCTCCCGCGTTTTCGGGCTGCCGGAGAACCGGATCCGCGTCCATGTGCCGTTGATCGGTGGCGGTTTCGGCGCGAAGAACGGGCCCAAGGCCGATCCGGTCGCGATCCGGCTCTCGCAGCTCAGCGGCGGGCGGGCGGTCAGATTCTGTATGACCACCGAGGAGGTGTTCCTCACGGTGTCCCAACATGCGGCGACACTTATCGTGAAATCGGGTGTGCGGGCGGACGGAACGTTCATCGCGCGGCGATCGACGGTGCTGCTCAACGGCGGTGCCTACGCCGAGCACAGTCCGGCCGTCGCGGAGAAGGCCGGCTACCGGATGCCCGGCGCATATCGTTGGCAGCATATCGATTCGGTGTGCAAGGTCGTCACCACCAACACCGTCCCGGCCGGAGCCTTCCGCGGATTCGGCGGCACTCAGGCGACGTGGGCCAGTGAGCGGCAGGTCGACTTGATCGCGGATCGCCTCGGACTCGATCCGTACGAACTGCGGGTACGCAACCTCAAGGCGCTCGGCGAGGAATTCGTTCCGGGCGAATCCGGCATCGACTCCGATCTGGTGGCGGGGATGCGAGTGGTGGCCGACGCGATCGGCTACCACCAGCGCGCCAGGACCGGGAACCGGGGGATGGGCGTTTCGGTCGGTGTCAAGGACGGCGGCGGAATCAACAAGCCGGCGATGGCACGGGTCAAGGTCACCACCCGGGGTGACGTTCTGCTCAACTGCGCGCTCACCGAGATGGGGCAGGGCGGGCACTCGGCGATGGCGCAACTGGTCGCCGAGGTGCTGCGCTGCGATCCCGCCCGGGTGGCCTACGCGCGTATCGACACCGACAACACGCCGTTCGACCAGGGCACCAACGCGTCCTCTGGAGTGGCGGTGATGGGGCAGGCGGTGCGGACGGCGGCCGAGAATCTCCGGGATCAGGTACTCGACTGGGCCGGTGCGCAACTCGCCGTCGAACCCGCCGGGCTCGCACTCGTGGACTGGCATGTGCACACACCCGACGGGGCGGTACACGACCTTTTCCCGATGATCATGGAAGTCTTCGGGAACACCGGATTCGAATTCTCCGCCGACGGTTTCTACAAGGCGCGTAACGATCGCCGTGCTCCACTCGAGGCGCCGTGCGTGTTCTGGGAGATCGGCTGGGCGGCCGCGGAAGTCGAGGTCGACCCCGAAACCGGCCGGATCACCGTGCTGCAGCTGGCAGTCAGCGGTGATGCCGGCAAGGTGATCAACAAGATCGCGTGTCGCGGCCAGGACGAAGGGGCCGCGGTGTTCGGTCTGGGGCAGGCATTGTTCGAGGAACTCCGATACGGTCCGGACGGCGAACTGCTCAACGCCGAGGCGCTGCTGTACCGGGTGCCGCTCGCCGAGGATGTCCCCGAACGGTTCGTCTCGATCACCCAGGAGCAGGGTCACGGTGCGGGCCCGTTCGGCAGCAAGGGCATGGGGGAGGGTGGGATGCTACCCGTCGCCAGTGCGATCGCTCAGGCTGTCGCTGATGCGGTGGGTGCGCAGATCACCGAACTTCCGCTCTCACCGCAACGGGTCTACGAGGCGATCGCGGCGCGTGAAGCCGGGGTGTCGCGATGATGCGATACCTCCGCCCGCGCCGCGGTGTCCGCCGACCGCAGGTCACCGATCCGCCACGCGCGATGAACGGTACGCCGCCCGCCGCCGCGGTGATCGGTGGCCGGGATCCGGTGCGGGTGTGCGTGCTCGGTTACGGGAGTATCGGTGCGGTCGTGGTGGACCGGCTCATCCGGGGGGATGTACCCGGTGCCGAACTGATCGGGATCGTCAATCGGTCACCGGTCGAGGATCTCCCGGCGCCTGCGCTCGTCCTCGGGGAGGCGCTCGCGGTCGCGGACGTGGTGGTCGAATGTGCTTCGCAAGAGGCGGTATGGGAGGTCGCTCAGCAAGTGGTCGACGCGGGATGTGACCTGCTGGTGTCGTCGGTCGGGGCGCTGTCGGATCCTGCGTTCGCGCAGCGGATCGCGGGATGCGGTCCGGGGCGGGTCGTGTGCACGCACGGCGCGGTCGGCGGCCTCGATCTGCTCGCCGCCGCCCGCGACGCGGCGCCTTTCGAACGAGTACTCGTTCGGTCGACGAAATCGCCGGGTTCGCTGGTGCAGCCGTGGATGGACGCGGCGCAGCGGCACCGGATCAGCACCACGGCGACGCGGCTGCGCGTCTTCGCGGG is a genomic window containing:
- a CDS encoding ABC transporter permease is translated as MEEGAGPVMVASTDETGLAASTVRPGATTPAATSAARKRASLPPLLGNAGIRLLVPMLILAAWWGLSQSEVGSLIVAPPFEAFERVFTDFLSTDPGRLFLGDATFDHFLPSVYRAMAGLLLAVVIGVALGVALGVVPVLTALFQPLIHLGRSLPSPALLGVFFFLFGTGDSPKIFLIAFSVVWPILFNTIDGVQSVGIGRMQAAAVFKISRWNVLTHIILPGAGPKIFAGVRTAMSLSLIIMIISELQKAENGLGYLLIRTQRDFDYTGFWSVLIVLAALGVALNFIFVFVERRALAWHRGVTQQND
- a CDS encoding ABC transporter ATP-binding protein, translating into MTSTDVTTTSAELVLTGISKSYGTTLAVRDISAVARTGKVSVIVGPSGCGKSTLLRIISGLDVPTTGAVTFDGRQVSGVPAGLAMVFQDYARSLFPWMRVDKNIAFPLGHLPRPERAARVQEAIDAVGLSGKETLYPWQMSGGMQQRVAIARALASHPKLLLMDEPYASVDAQTRAELEDLLLTIQARLGITVLVVTHDIDESVYLADHIIVLSKPPSIVAETIEVDLPRPRDHITTKTDPRFVEIRSQVTRLLRGEGAAADDPGDSVASKAH
- a CDS encoding FAD binding domain-containing protein gives rise to the protein MRATVDGSGIVAQSQSALAPFRLYRPESVAEVKAVLAADPEAVIGAGCSDLVARIREGCAPRALVSLRTVAGLAAITHDAGVLRLGSMVTHHEGATSPIVAAAIPGLAAAWSRIATVRIRYTGTVGGNLMARRYRYEMPLLLGALDARLSISDGRTLGTGELWTDDTTALLTDIAVSTADLVWFGYERSMRPTTTVAVAIRRGEDATLSVHATAGSEYRRGISMRADTQVGTAADIDPARTASVLAAQLPADIADYTGSAEYRRHLVGVLARRLLCAAAVATHHREDEPHE
- a CDS encoding (2Fe-2S)-binding protein is translated as MSDPDTETSVAGAPAPRGALDISIEFSLNGEKQNCRIDSNAVLLDVLRENLGCRGVRGSCERGVCGACTVLVDDVPVASCSTFAFAVDGASVETVEGLAAADGTLSPQQRAFAECGGYQCGFCTSGMLMLTTGLLRREPRPDRGTIRDWISSNTCRCTGYEMIMESVERAAELTAAQDGDRV
- a CDS encoding xanthine dehydrogenase family protein molybdopterin-binding subunit, which produces MTTVSDRSITRSPRTEARNDVVDDRVANGGYRIQELPTAPPQHRLVGRDGPRADATAKVTGKAVYGADIVRPGMLHAKVLRSPHAHARIVSIDISAARALTGVTAIVTQDEIAGLQCYGTMVKDQPVVATGVVRYVGDVVAGVAAVDERTALAALDLIRVEYEVLPAVFTVDEALADSAPVIHPDEPFGVIPKYGQGASASLRSEPNVSYEFRYSTGSSDVWDTCDHVFEDAFHFSRMNHMHLEPFVTVAEASADEIEVWTSTQAPFNLRKELSRVFGLPENRIRVHVPLIGGGFGAKNGPKADPVAIRLSQLSGGRAVRFCMTTEEVFLTVSQHAATLIVKSGVRADGTFIARRSTVLLNGGAYAEHSPAVAEKAGYRMPGAYRWQHIDSVCKVVTTNTVPAGAFRGFGGTQATWASERQVDLIADRLGLDPYELRVRNLKALGEEFVPGESGIDSDLVAGMRVVADAIGYHQRARTGNRGMGVSVGVKDGGGINKPAMARVKVTTRGDVLLNCALTEMGQGGHSAMAQLVAEVLRCDPARVAYARIDTDNTPFDQGTNASSGVAVMGQAVRTAAENLRDQVLDWAGAQLAVEPAGLALVDWHVHTPDGAVHDLFPMIMEVFGNTGFEFSADGFYKARNDRRAPLEAPCVFWEIGWAAAEVEVDPETGRITVLQLAVSGDAGKVINKIACRGQDEGAAVFGLGQALFEELRYGPDGELLNAEALLYRVPLAEDVPERFVSITQEQGHGAGPFGSKGMGEGGMLPVASAIAQAVADAVGAQITELPLSPQRVYEAIAAREAGVSR
- a CDS encoding aspartate dehydrogenase domain-containing protein; protein product: MMRYLRPRRGVRRPQVTDPPRAMNGTPPAAAVIGGRDPVRVCVLGYGSIGAVVVDRLIRGDVPGAELIGIVNRSPVEDLPAPALVLGEALAVADVVVECASQEAVWEVAQQVVDAGCDLLVSSVGALSDPAFAQRIAGCGPGRVVCTHGAVGGLDLLAAARDAAPFERVLVRSTKSPGSLVQPWMDAAQRHRISTTATRLRVFAGSPAEAARLFPKSLNVAAAVSFAVSDWETVAVELYADPDADLTCHEIEASGPIGRYSIKIENLPSADNPRTSAVVPYSILRTLAHLTGCPNLIG